The Fictibacillus phosphorivorans genomic sequence TAACTGGAGACAATATTTATATTAGATTACTGACCGTTGAGGATGCAGAGGATATGGTGAATCTTCAATTAGAGAACCGTGAGTTCTTTAGTCAGTTTGCTATGGAACGCAGCGATGATTTTTACTCACTTGAAAACCAGCAAAAACGAATTCAAATGTTAGTAGAGAATGCAAAACAAGATTTAGATTATTATTTTGGTATTTTTACAAAAGATGAAGAGATCCTGATCGGAACAATCAATTTGTTCGCAGTGATGCGCGGATCCATTCAAAGTGCCTTTGTCGGTTACTTTTTAGACGAAAAGCACAATGGAAAAGGCTTTACGACAGAAGCTGTACGCTTAATCGTAAAATATGCATTTGATGAGCTTAAACTTCATCGAGTAGAAGCAGGTGTGATGCCGCACAACGTTGGTTCTATTCGAGTGTTAGAAAAAGCTGGGTTCGAGAAAGAGGGACTAGCTCGTAAAAATGTAAAGATTAATGGGAAGTGGGAAGATCATCAACAAATGGCTATTATCAATCCAGCTGATTGATGAAAAAATGGCTGCTCGTGCTCTTACTAATGATGAGTTTAGCTGGATGCAACGAGAATGAAAAGCTGATGAACACAAGTAAAGGAAGCTGAGTAGAATTGATGCTGAAATGTTGCTGGATGCGGTCAAGTGATGAGGGAGTCTAGGTGATAGATTCTCGTCCTTTTGGATGTTCCAGTGTATGGAAGGTTTAGTGAGTTGAGCAGGTAGTATGCTTGCATGCTTGTTGATAGATGTAAAAAATCTTTGCATTCTTTATTTGATATATCCGTTGAAATGATAAGAGCGTAATCCCTCAGTGCTCCAACATGTGCAGTCTTTGAGGTATGAAAACAAGCTGCACACTCCCAGTTCGCGTTTATCCGATTCATTTGAGTGTTACATTTGGAGCAAAGGACCCCTGTTATCAACTCACTTTTATCAATTCCATAATAGC encodes the following:
- a CDS encoding GNAT family N-acetyltransferase, with product MMNQSVETNVKLTGDNIYIRLLTVEDAEDMVNLQLENREFFSQFAMERSDDFYSLENQQKRIQMLVENAKQDLDYYFGIFTKDEEILIGTINLFAVMRGSIQSAFVGYFLDEKHNGKGFTTEAVRLIVKYAFDELKLHRVEAGVMPHNVGSIRVLEKAGFEKEGLARKNVKINGKWEDHQQMAIINPAD
- a CDS encoding lipoprotein, which produces MKKWLLVLLLMMSLAGCNENEKLMNTSKGS